The genomic stretch TGAGTGGCTGCATGGCTCAATGCAATCCTCACTTCAGAACAGACTTCAGATCAGTCTCTGCACAGCGGAAATCATCTCAACGCTGCAGGAGCGACCTCTGCTGAACAACACTGCACCCTGTCCCTCAAAGGAAAGGGgggaaaagacacaaagactgCATGTCTTACCCATAAGACACAAAAGTGCCATTACATCCAAGCGCTTGATTCAGTGACTTATCTCTGCATTTGTAAAATCGTATCATGAGGTGAGCTGACAATGCAACCTGTTACTGCCAACACTACACTGGTTTGACAATAACTACATACAGCTAACAAAGACAAGCCTGCACCAGGAGCACTATCCCTGTAGAAATAGTTGCATGCCATAATATAGGGATGCAGAAAGCATTAAAGCCGGTTAGAGAGCTGGCGCCATATGTTTACAGTGGGAGGCTGAAAGGAGCAGAGCCAATGTTTCCTTCATGCAACTGCATCAATTATCATGTAGCTAACCGACTTCACAGGATAACATCACATTATCACATCAGCATTTAAGTCATAGTATTCAGAATAACGCAGGTGCTTCCCTCTATCATTTGAGGACGATTAtcatcaaaaataataatatttttttttttttttttttttggatttgacAAAATGTGCACAGCCTGCTAACTAGCGCGGAGGCTAGCAGCTAGCTAAACAGCAGTGTACAAATTATCATTCAGTGAGCCGGTGATAGAAGATACAGCTAAAACATGAATGATATCTACTAAAAAAAAGGGTTCAAATCTAGCTTTGGTTTCTTTGAAACCGCTAAAGCTGTACAGAAGCAGGACTGTGTTGAGAGCCTGGACCATGTATAACAAAAATACAGAGCAGAGCCAACAGGGCGCTGGAGCGGATCATTCAGGTTCCGGGGCACAGCATCTTCCTGCACATTCAATTGCCCTCCGGTCCAGCACAAAAGCTAGAGACTCCAGGCTGGCAGCGACAATTTACGACAGCTCGACTCTCTCATACCGACAGTTCGCATGTTTACAGGCGAATGTCTTCTTCCCGGTGAGAAACCTGAGTCCAAAGGCTCGGAAAACAATTTGAAAGTAAAAGCTCGGTGAATATAAGCCTCACACACTCACCTCGGGTCCTACCGAAGCCATGGTGCCTGGACGTTAACTCCGCCCACTCGTGATTACGTCACATTTATCGATCAGCAGAAGAAGAGATACCTCACCTGCAAAAAAATCAATTGtggaaattaaaataattattaaaaaaacacctgtaaTATATTTATAGGGTTGGGAGGGGATCAGAATTAActtaactttttatttgtatagttgGTTTATTGAAggtcttaaaaaacaaacaactttgttaaacatgttcacattgGCAGTGATATAAAAcaagttaataaaaaatattaaactatATCAAAATTCACTATCTATGGAAAGATAATGTCAGCACTGGTTTTATATAGGTATAGAATGGGCAGTaattcagacaacaacacagttgACCAGATATCTACTAAAATAGCATGCAGCAGCTCTTCTAAACAGTTTTAGTGAAAAGTGATAACCAACAACAATATGGAAACGTGACAATTTCTTTattagttgtttaaaaaaaatcaagtattTAAAAGTATggtcaagtgtttgtttttttccaggtgaACTTTTACTTTAAGTTACTATAGACCTAAACGTAtgtaaaataatctttaattttATCAAGGACAAAATTATATGACTCAGAAATGTTTCAGACAACAATTCTGGATTTGGTATTATCTGACTACAAATAGaacaattaaaatacaattattttactcacaggtttatttcttttaatGCCCCACAACTGTTGTAAAATATAGGCTATTAAATACTTTAGAGGATGCAACTACAAAATTAAGAATATTACTTTATTTTCTTGCTTTCAACATTAGCCTacgtaaaaataataatatgaatGCAGTTAAACTATCAGATGCAAAATGTTTCCGTtgtttgataaaatgttgtATGACGCCCCAAGACTTGCAATAAGACATATTTTTACACTAAACACATTTGCATAATAATCTAAATATATGCCAGATCCATTACATTAAATATAGGCCCACCATATGAAAAAGTTGTGTTCATAACAGAACCCTCAAAATATAGAGTaggatgtttacattttctatctTTTCCTGTAAGATTGAATTGATTTGTCTTCAGTTCAGATTAGTTCAGATGAAAATGGATCTCTTTGGTATCTTATTCATCATTTATATTGACTCACTGAGAACTGCTGCTGTTACAGTAAACTGTTGGTGCAAAGAGAAGCCTAAtagagaaaggaaagaaaatattGCAGTAAAGATTTTGAAACAATATTGCCTAAACAGCTGTGGCACACAAGTGTTAATCAAGGATCTAATGGGGGGGGACACACATTATGTGTTAACCATCTAGATACTGGTATAATGTCCATTTGGTTTTAATGTGTGCATCAAAGTTTCATTGAATACTTTTTTCATGTAACAGGAAAAAACATGCAACTAATCGAATTAAAACTAGTTTAAATGTATCTATTTGGCTTATCTTTAAGATTTTGATATTGTTTATTCTAGCTCACTGTTAACGCAGTTTCCCTTACTTATGAGTTCTCTCAAATAAAGTCATCCACTGTAACTCATTTAATGTGGATGCGTTTTGGCCTTCTGAACCAATtcctttttcatatttcataatCATCTTTTGGATTTCTATTGTCAGAGATCAAGCTATTTCACATAAAAATAATTAGGATGATCTTGGGCTATAAACCCAgaaatgactttattgatctaATAAATTCAAGTAAATGCAGCTTGCAAAAAGTTAACAATCAGTTTTGGTAATAATGACACTAACTTCAATTTAAAGTAATGTCTGAGCTCATTATTATAGCTTTAGGCTATATACTGTAATGATGGTGAAGCCTGATTTGCAGTCATCAACTATCCTGGCACAAAGCAAGTTTAATGGAATCAGATTCCTGAGTAATTCAAGTCCAGCTCATTCAAAtctaatacaaatattttataaagaTAGGCCTGAAGTACAGAAGTTAATCTTATTTGTAAAAGCAACCCTTTGCAATATTAACTGCTTTGTTTAGATCTGACTGTTATGCGGTTGTTGCACCAGCAGGTGTCCTCCTTTGCTTAGTCTTCCTCACATCAATACTTAGAACTAACAttcattctacaattctacaattcacttagcagacgcttttatccaaagcgacgtacatcagagagtaagaacaacacaagtaagaagagaacaatgtcagtaagaggaaacgatcagctttgagtctgattggactcacaggtgctgacaggaagtgaccagaggcaaagcacaacattttcttgagagctctaatcagtatagaaaccatcttataagtcatcgttatcaaacaaaaaccatcgtctttcatcatcattatcatcatcatcatcatcaatgatatcgagaccatcatgGTCAACATTCATGAGAAAATTGCCACTAAGTTACATATTGTCACTAAGAAATAAAAACCAACAGTTGTACAACACATAATACATTTGTTGTTTAACCGAAAAATCCCTGTTCGCACAACTAAATAACGCTCTTTATCCTTTTTATTTACACCAGCAGGACATTTTTATGTATAGCTGTTTATTCTACAGCAACGGCCACAAGGGGGCGCAAGCGCTGCTAGTTACACATGAGacattttgtttctgcagaagaagaagaagaagaagaatcatcCCGGACAGCCGATAGGTCAGCACCGCCGGTAGAACTCGTTAGTACATTTTACTCTGTTGTCTGGGAAACCCGCCATGTATGAATTATCcgattaaaactgtttttatggcGTTTGGTTTCACGTCCAAGTCAAGGTGCGCGTAGCTTTTTGAGACAAACAAGTATCTATTCGACCACCGGGAGCTTTTTACCGACTAAGCTCCGGAAGTGAATTTATTTTGAACTCAACCTGTAAGGTTAGTAAATCGAGCGGTGGCGTTAGCTACAATGACCCAACAAGCTGCTGCTCTTCAGACCTACAACAATGAACTTGTTAAGTGTAAGTTTTTTACCAGGATGTACAATCATTAAAATAGTTTGATACTGTCGGTAAACCGCAGGTAGATTTGAGATTCACTTAAatagagaatatgtttacattttgcattttacatttgttattgtattttgtATGTATGGTTACCTTTGCTCCACATGAACTCACTTTCTGGTGTTTTTGTAAAAAGAGGTTGATAGTGTTTGTACTGCTCTAGTTTTTCCACCTCATGCTGCCACAGTTCAATCTGATTAACCTGTACAGATTATGCTCAATCTATCAGCTGCAAATCAGCCTTCAGTTCCCTGCAGACCACTACTGTATCATGGTTTTGTAATAACAAGAGCAGGTTTCTTATCCCTGTAACACTTGAGTTGTCCTTCTTGTGTGGTtagaataaaactttaaaataaacacacatattgTTAGCAATATGAGTTTAGCTTCCTTAGTGCACATGAAATAAGATTACTAGAGGATAAATGCAACTATTAACCAAATCAATCAGAATTCACATGGCTTTTTCACTGacaacttaaaaacagaaacatcctGTTACAGGTCAGTTTTCTGTGTATTGTTTGTATTGCTGGTCTGTGTATTTATCTGAGTGCTTCTGATGCCATACTGCACATTGAGAAGTACTAAACTCTGATGATGTCTGCTTGAGATTTGATCTCTCCCTTTGTTTCTGGTACCAGTCACACAGATTTTCCTTTTGAAAcagtttgattcattttttctACCTGTATATCAGAAACATGTAATAAAGAtattgaggagaaaaaaaacagaaatatcaaaacagaaaaaggcaaTAAACAAATCCTCATACTTGAAGCTAAAACAAGAGCATGTTTATTAATTGTATTTGGTCATCTTTCTGTTACAGACACATTCATTACCATTCATTAGTTTTAATATTTTACCTAATGTCAGGTGTTAACAATGATTTTGTCTCCTGCAGGTATTGAGGACTTGTCCTCCAAGCGGGACGAGTTGAACAGTCAGATcaagcaggaggaagaggagaaggagcgGCTGCAGCACGACATCCGAGTCCTCTCAGAGAAGCTGAGCCGAGTCGAGGAGAGCCTGTCACAGAGACTCGCCGCACGCGCTACTTTTGACCGCACCATAGCAGAGACCGAGGCTGCATACACCAAGGTGGGTAGCTTTtctaaaatgttatttatcaACTGTTTAGATGTGTAAATTATGGGACATTCAGTGGTGATTGAAGTCCACCTAATGCAtcaggatgtttttcttttgattctCACAGAGGAATTAGTTTCAGGTTCATTTAACCTTCTAGTGCCAAAGAAATGTGACTTAAATATGGTGTCATAAACATGTCCATAAAATCAGTTGAATCCCAGACAATCCAGAAAAAGGtgataaaagtatttctgaagatatcatttcagaaaatatgaaacaggAGTTTTAATAATCCTGGAAGGGCTGCAGGAAACTAATGTGAAATCATTCTGTTGATTACTTTCTAAATGTCAGAACAGGGTAAAAAACCAATAATGTTCTCTCTGCTAATTATATTCCTACACTTTTTATTTGTCCAAAACCAAAAGAGATCAAGCTCACTGCTGTAGAGGAGGGAAGACACAAGAAAAGATTCACGCTCAAGAAGCTGGATCAGagaattttgactttttttctggaAAATACTCCAACTAATAATTCAGTTAAGTGTTTGGTGATTAATTCAGTTTTTGCCAGCTTTAAGTAATGTTGCATCTCTTgtttaaaacataataaaatcCTAGAGTATATGTTGAGGCAAGTAGCAAACAAGGATGTTACAATCTTTATAAAAGGCTCAAAAacctctttaaaacaaaaaatatattttcagtgTGAACTATTAAGACCTCATGAATTTCACTATTAGACACACCTTTATGTGCTCAGAGAAgtagggttaaaaaaaagtacatgcTACCTAATCACATCTTTGGAGCATCATATCATTTCatgctttcatttttcatttttgtaattgaatattttttgttttttgattgttgAAAGacaaataatataaaacatatttgagAACATTATCTTGGCCTCTGATTGATTATTTTCTGATGCTATCAGGAAGAAAATTAGCTGATTAATCCATAATCAAGATAATTGACATGTGGGTTGTGCAGGATTTTGTCAAAgaatattctattctatttaaatcccttaatttttttaattcaataaaagATTATAAGtagcatgaaaaaaacatctcacaCTTAACAAGCCTGACACAGTCAAATTTGTGTACAGCAGTACCAGTGCCTGTTGTGcagctcaaaataaaacattcgaTAAAACATTCGACAAAACAGCCTCACAGCTACATGCTGGTTTAAGTAGACGGGTGTAGGAAAATAGGCATGTAGGCTCTTCACTCTCAGAACTGTGGTGTGAAGAAGTGTATCATATGAGTGTGGAAGCTAACCTGTGGCTACTGATATATTGTGGAACCACTTGTACAGTGATCATGGAGGGACAACTGAGTGGGTCATGGTACTCATATGACTCTGCAATGCTCACCCAGCTTTTGTCatatttcactttgtttttgttaacagGATAAGGGACTGCTTCTGTCGCCTTTTAGTACTCAAGTATTCCTCTGTGGTTTGTACTGTATAGTTGGAGAGGCCCCTCTCCATGTTGTCCTTGTGCAGCAGTTTCATCTGCCACAGCCGCACCCCCACTCACTGATGCTGAACTCCCCGAGCCCTCACACTAATCACTGCAAACAAACTCTCCAGAGCTGCtcttattaaaaaacaacaagacagtCAGCAGTGCCTGAGCTCCTTCTAAATGACTTTGATAGTACAGACGTCACTGCACGTCATGCAGGTCTTGATTCTACTTTAAATGACGTTTTTCTTAAATGTgatatatgtttttgtttccatcGATAGATCCTGGAGAGTTCTCAGTCTCTTCTGTGTGTCCTGAAGCGGGAGGCAGGAAACCTCAGTAAAGCCACAGAGACTCGGAGGAAATAGCATTGATGTCGATGAAAGGTCTCTGAACTCTCATTGTAACCGCGACAACGCTCTTTATCTGCCATTAACAAAGTCTAATCTCCTCACTGGACCATTTGTAATATacttgattgatttattttaagttccttactgtaataaatgtgtttcttatcATTACAATGACTCTGTTTCCACCACAACCTAAGCCACTTATCTCATgcttttaaactcttatttcaCTTGTTCACATTAAAAGAGAAGCTAAAAGATGTCTTCCAGGATTGaaacaacacatacacagtatttacATTTGTTCAAGTCTTCTATTTATTGAGCTTTCATTTGTACAAGTatgacatcacttttttttttttctttacccgAATCTTTGACAATAACTTTACAGTAAGCACATTTGCTGAGATGTATACATTTACAGACGAGGGGAAAGTAAAGGGGGAAGAAGATGGAGCTTTTGTGCACAGAGTTGCTACAGCGTGACCAATACAAACTGCTCACTTTGCAACAGGAGTCGACAGATTGGAATAACACACTGCATTAAGAGGCCATGTGTACACTTCAGAAGTCAAGTGGTTTGTTTCTACGTCCCTATGTCCCGGTAATGGCCATCAGAAGAGTTGCAAACGGTGTCATTCAGTTTTACAGAGAGTTACAGATCCCCACAAAGAGAAGACCTCTTTGGTGTTTTGGTCATTGAAGGCATCTGTTACCGCAAATGGATCCACTGTAATAAGCTGAAAGCCACCACGGCTCCACAGCAGGTCCAGATTAAACCTAAAGAACCATACCAGTGTGTATGGAGAGTTTGAGCGCCTTAGCTAAAAGCCATGTGGAAGCAGCCATTTGTATCTCCTAATGGTGTGACAATGCTTTGAATTGACCCTACAATAGGATGTTAAGTTATGTGCAGATCAATTGGAAAAGTGGATTACAGTTCATACTTCAGTTGGGCCTACCTGGTCCATTGATAATGGCAGTATCAGGCTGATATGGGGCTCTGACATATGTATCTGTATACATTTTTCAATATTTCAGATGAAAGTTTTAGGCGTCTTAAAAAAGTAGAATTGCGGTACATTCTCTTATTTGTTTCAAAATTGCGGCACAGTCCATTCAGAAAGATAACATTTTATCCAACTacaacacattttctctctgtattGGTGATGGGTGAATCCTTCTCCTCTAAAATCAGTATCACTTACAAAATCCCCCTATCAGCGAACCCCTTTTTTCAGTACTTGACCCCAAGTTCAGAATACAAAGACTTGCAGAGTGGTATTTTCAGTTTGATAACTTTGCAAATAAAACCCAGGTTATGCCAGTTTGTAAACATTACATTACTTGTTTTGCTGCTTGTGGTTAACATATAGCTTGAGGGGAGCGCAGATAGCTTAGTGGTTATGTAGCTCATCACATGTACACAGGCTACAGTCCTAATTGCAGCGGATGTGGGTTCGTATCCGTCTTTTGCTGtatgtcatcccctactctttcctctcaacatttcctctctcttcagctgtcctatccaataaaagtaaaaacaattaACTGTAATCAAACATAACTTGAGAAATTCAACAaattgttaaagaaaaaaaatgttttgaactgAACAGCATTATAATTCAACGTTTCCTCGTGTTCCTGGGATGTCTCATTCAAAGTTTGCTGCTTGATTTTCATGCCATAACAAATAACATGGAGCTGAACAGAGATCAGGAATGGTTAGAAAAGCACATTCAAACTTGTACACCACAGTGGTACGGTTTGCAGAATGGTTGGCAGTAATTCAGTTGTTAGTACTTTTTGAGCTTACACATAGAGAATCACTGGTATGGTCCTTTTGAACATATTGTACATCAAGTCAACTGGCCAAAAACAACACCAGAACAGATTTGGCTTCCCTCGGTAAAAAGACAAACCTGTGTGGAGAACTACATTTAAGCGACAGTTTGTGGTCAAAGGCCGACAATCTTAAGACTTTTGATGCAAGGCTGcggaaaacagtaaaaaaattGGACATGGCATTCATTGGCAGTGCATTCATCATGTAAGTTTGAAGAGTTCTTTTCGAGAACGTGactc from Labrus bergylta chromosome 17, fLabBer1.1, whole genome shotgun sequence encodes the following:
- the ssna1 gene encoding Sjoegren syndrome nuclear autoantigen 1, with the translated sequence MTQQAAALQTYNNELVKCIEDLSSKRDELNSQIKQEEEEKERLQHDIRVLSEKLSRVEESLSQRLAARATFDRTIAETEAAYTKILESSQSLLCVLKREAGNLSKATETRRK